One window of the Betta splendens chromosome 21, fBetSpl5.4, whole genome shotgun sequence genome contains the following:
- the ormdl1 gene encoding ORM1-like protein 1, with amino-acid sequence MNVGVAHSEVNPNTRVMNSRGIWLTYALGVGILHIVLLSIPFFSVPVVWTLTNVIHNFGMYVFMHAVKGTPFETPDQGKARLLTHWEQLDYGVQFTSSRKFFTISPIILYFLTSFYTKYDTTHFIINTASLLSVLIPKLPQLHGVRILGINKY; translated from the exons ATGAATGTGGGTGTGGCGCACAGTGAGGTGAACCCAAACACTCGGGTGATGAACAGTCGAGGGATCTGGCTGACCTATGCACTGGGTGTTGGAATACTTCACATTGTACTCTTGAGCATACCCTTCTTCAGTGTGCCGGTGGTGTGGACTTTAACTAATGTCATACACAACTTT GGAATGTATGTTTTTATGCACGCAGTCAAGGGAACGCCTTTTGAGACCCCTGACCAAGGAAAAGCCAGACTTCTCACACACTGGGAACAGCTCGACTATGGCGTGCAGTTCACTTCATCCAGAAAATTCTTCACAATCTCCCCAATAATTCT ATACTTCCTGACGAGTTTCTACACAAAGTACGACACAACACACTTCATCATAAACACTGCTTCACTTTTGAGTGTCCTGATCCCGAAGCTGCCACAGCTACATGGAGTGAGAATTTTGGGCATCAATAAGTATTAA
- the pms1 gene encoding PMS1 protein homolog 1 isoform X3: MKSLTATIKLGLCQILEIMKQLPPDTVRLLTSSQVITSVVNVVKELMENSLDAGASSIDIKLENYGLDRIEVRDNGHGIKATDTPVMAMKHFTSKICNHDDLERLETYGFRGEALGSICAVAEVAVTTKTEEDDISTQYVLNVIGEIVSRKPSHLGQGTTVSVLRLFRNLPVRRQYYSTTKKCKEELKKVQDLLMAYAIIKPDLRLTLLHNKIFLDGFFPKPGADYLSTSSSGPDKTFVFINSRPVHHKDIMKLLRQHYAAQYPDGPCRNRYPTLMLKVSVPPSSVDVNLTPDKTQVLLHNKEDVLTAVEALLVSLYASQPRCETLAEKGISHETLPSPASPLQMDASQLVNETSEERDHTPAFYSDNLSRHAPEHIDAAMSTDASLKRQISNGSSSSSVAEDWVINHILEPEMTQSSTQTIEIVLAVKSPERPEDNAVLASDTKKDQLLAEDWSRGTALTSSSSGEPLQPVVLRQPPKHSHSEMDKVHVQSSSSKKLLNAITEKRVSLTAYDLISNRTTRAPPSPAALFEKEARAEVLWEKPTASLQDISVAVHERWKNLGEEDRKKYEDKAKKHQEHHDQRTKNPREPTVSHMQGQKRKAPLSNQQLLDELFAAKPQKKPKSPAPKRLQPLPCSVATLRLQLQRLSSQSSTVQRGLRLINRLAFQNAWVVLCGQRLMLLNPFRVEEALLFKRLLQNNILPAVSLQNPLQLTDGVLGGTEYADALCSMEKQSPEPNGQVLFSDPRLVANGFKIRLVPGPMSAERHLEVTAMAECVPFLGVEDLREILTAVLHRKARTVQECRPLKVTNYLQGEVVRLARQLPTNASRRDVEESLVRMQQQLGENSRSCIHGRPFLQHLCDIPSTDQEAKTSMGPLEL; encoded by the exons ATGAAATCATTAACTGCTACTATTAAACTCGGGTTATGTCAG ATACTTGAAATCATGAAGCAGCTGCCACCAGACACTGTGCGGCTCTTGACCAGCTCACAAGTCATCACCTCAGTTGTGAATGTTGTAAAAGAACTGATGGAAAATTCTCTGGATGCTGGAGCTTCAAGCATTGACATTAAACTG GAGAATTATGGTTTGGACCGCATAGAAGTGCGTGACAATGGCCATGGAATCAAAGCGACAGATACTCCTGTGATGGCtatgaaacattttacttcaAAGATCTGTAACCATGACGATCTGGAACGACTGGAAACCTATGGCTTTAGAGGAGAAGCACTGGGCTCCATCTGTGCTGTGGCTGAG GTGGCGGTCACcacaaagacagaggaagatgaCATCAGCACCCAATATGTGCTCAATGTTATAGGGGAGATCGTTTCTCGCAAACCGTCTCACTTAGGACAAG gtACAACAGTGAGTGTACTGAGGCTTTTCAGGAATCTTCCAGTGAGAAGACAGTATTATTCTACCACAAAAAAATGCAAGGAGGAACTAAAGAAAGTACAGGACCTTCTCATGGCTTACGCTATAATAAAACCAGATCTGAGGCTCACGCTCCTTCACAATAAG ATCTTTTTAGATGGCTTTTTCCCCAAACCTGGAGCAGATTACTTATCAACCAGCTCATCTGGCCCGGACAAAACATTTGTATTCATCAACAGCCGGCCTGTCCACCACAAAGATATAATGAAG TTATTACGACAACACTACGCTGCTCAATATCCAGATGGCCCATGTCGAAACCGCTATCCAACCCTCATGCTTAAGGTTTCAGTACCCCCCTCCTCTGTTGATGTCAACCTGACGCCAGACAAGACACAAGTTCTGCTTCACAACAAG GAGGACGTGCTCACTGCTGTAGAGGCTTTGCTTGTTTCTCTCTATGCCTCTCAGCCTCGTTGTGAGACTCTGGCTGAGAAGGGGATCAGTCATGAGACATTGCCCTCACCAGCTAGTCCTTTGCAGATGGATGCTTCACAGCTTGTCAATGAGACTAGTGAGGAGCGAGATCACACTCCTGCCTTCTACAGTGACAACCTCTCCAGACATGCACCTGAACACATTGACGCCGCCATGAGCACTGACGCATCACTGAAACGCCAGATCTCAAATGGCAGTTCTTCATCTTCTGTAGCAGAGGACTGGGTCATCAACCACATCCTAGAGCCTGAAATGACTCAGAGCTCCACACAGACAATAGAAATAGTTTTAGCTGTCAAATCTCCAGAGAGACCTGAAGATAATGCAGTATTAGCTTCAGACACGAAAAAAGACCAGTTATTAGCTGAGGACTGGAGTCGGGGGACCGCTTTGACTAGCAGCTCATCAGGAGAACCTCTGCAGCCTGTTGTCCTCCGTCAACCCCCAAAGCACAGTCATTCAGAAATGGACAAAGTCCATGTCCAAAGCAGCTCAAGTAAGAAGCTGCTTAATGCTATAACAGAAAAGCGGGTGTCACTGACAGCCTACGACTTAATCAGCAACCGCACTACAAGGGCACCGCCATCTCCCGCTGCCCTGTTCGAGAAGGAGGCCAGAGCTGAGGTCCTTTGGGAGAAGCCCACAGCCAGTCTGCAGGATATTAGTGTCGCTGTTCACGAGAGGTGGAAAAATCTGGGGGAGGAGGACCGTAAGAA GTATGAGGATAAGGCGAAAAAACACCAGGAACACCACGACCAAAGAACCAAGAACCCCAGAGAGCCCACCGTGAGCCATATGCAGGGTCAGAAACGTAAGGCTCCACTgtccaaccagcagctgctggatgaacTCTTTGCTGCAAAGCCACAGAAGAAGCCGAAGAGTCCTGCACCCAAGCGTTTACAGCCACTCCCCTGCAGCGTGGCTACCCTtcggctgcagcttcagcgCCTCTCGTCCCAGAGCAGCACAGTGCAGAGGGGCCTCCGCCTCATAAACCGACTGGCCTTTCAGAACGCCTGGGTTGTTTTATGTGGTCAGAGGCTTATGTTGTTAAATCCATTTCGAGTGGAGGAAGCCTTGTTGTTTAAGAGACTTCTGCAAAATAATATACTCCCAGCAGTGTCACTGCAGAACCCTCTACAGTTGACAGATGG GGTCCTAGGGGGGACTGAGTATGCTGATGCTCTGTGCAGCATGGAGAAACAAAGCCCTGAGCCCAACGGACAGGTCCTCTTCTCTGATCCCAGACTCGTCGCTAATGGCTTTAAGATCAGACTGGTTCCAG GCCCCATGTCAGCCGAGAGACATCTGGAAGTGACAGCAATGGCCGAGTGTGTGCCTTTCCTCGGCGTAGAGGACCTCAGGGAGATCCTGACTGCAGTTCTTCACAGGAAGGCAAGGACCGTGCAGGAGTGCCGGCCTCTAAAAGTCACTAACTACCTGCAA GGCGAAGTAGTAAGACTTGCCCGCCAGCTGCCTACAAACGCATCCAGGAGAGATGTAGAGGAAAGCCTTGTacggatgcagcagcagctgggagaaAACAGCCGGAGCTGTATCCATGGACGGCCGTTTCTTCAACACCTATGTGACATTCCTTCTACAGACCAGGAGGCAAAGACATCAATGGGGCCTTTAGAGCTTTAA
- the pms1 gene encoding PMS1 protein homolog 1 isoform X1, whose protein sequence is MKSLTATIKLGLCQILEIMKQLPPDTVRLLTSSQVITSVVNVVKELMENSLDAGASSIDIKLENYGLDRIEVRDNGHGIKATDTPVMAMKHFTSKICNHDDLERLETYGFRGEALGSICAVAEVAVTTKTEEDDISTQYVLNVIGEIVSRKPSHLGQGTTVSVLRLFRNLPVRRQYYSTTKKCKEELKKVQDLLMAYAIIKPDLRLTLLHNKVVVWQKAKVADHRSALLATLGPSVVANLLPCNHHQEPPEIFLDGFFPKPGADYLSTSSSGPDKTFVFINSRPVHHKDIMKLLRQHYAAQYPDGPCRNRYPTLMLKVSVPPSSVDVNLTPDKTQVLLHNKEDVLTAVEALLVSLYASQPRCETLAEKGISHETLPSPASPLQMDASQLVNETSEERDHTPAFYSDNLSRHAPEHIDAAMSTDASLKRQISNGSSSSSVAEDWVINHILEPEMTQSSTQTIEIVLAVKSPERPEDNAVLASDTKKDQLLAEDWSRGTALTSSSSGEPLQPVVLRQPPKHSHSEMDKVHVQSSSSKKLLNAITEKRVSLTAYDLISNRTTRAPPSPAALFEKEARAEVLWEKPTASLQDISVAVHERWKNLGEEDRKKYEDKAKKHQEHHDQRTKNPREPTVSHMQGQKRKAPLSNQQLLDELFAAKPQKKPKSPAPKRLQPLPCSVATLRLQLQRLSSQSSTVQRGLRLINRLAFQNAWVVLCGQRLMLLNPFRVEEALLFKRLLQNNILPAVSLQNPLQLTDGVLGGTEYADALCSMEKQSPEPNGQVLFSDPRLVANGFKIRLVPGPMSAERHLEVTAMAECVPFLGVEDLREILTAVLHRKARTVQECRPLKVTNYLQGEVVRLARQLPTNASRRDVEESLVRMQQQLGENSRSCIHGRPFLQHLCDIPSTDQEAKTSMGPLEL, encoded by the exons ATGAAATCATTAACTGCTACTATTAAACTCGGGTTATGTCAG ATACTTGAAATCATGAAGCAGCTGCCACCAGACACTGTGCGGCTCTTGACCAGCTCACAAGTCATCACCTCAGTTGTGAATGTTGTAAAAGAACTGATGGAAAATTCTCTGGATGCTGGAGCTTCAAGCATTGACATTAAACTG GAGAATTATGGTTTGGACCGCATAGAAGTGCGTGACAATGGCCATGGAATCAAAGCGACAGATACTCCTGTGATGGCtatgaaacattttacttcaAAGATCTGTAACCATGACGATCTGGAACGACTGGAAACCTATGGCTTTAGAGGAGAAGCACTGGGCTCCATCTGTGCTGTGGCTGAG GTGGCGGTCACcacaaagacagaggaagatgaCATCAGCACCCAATATGTGCTCAATGTTATAGGGGAGATCGTTTCTCGCAAACCGTCTCACTTAGGACAAG gtACAACAGTGAGTGTACTGAGGCTTTTCAGGAATCTTCCAGTGAGAAGACAGTATTATTCTACCACAAAAAAATGCAAGGAGGAACTAAAGAAAGTACAGGACCTTCTCATGGCTTACGCTATAATAAAACCAGATCTGAGGCTCACGCTCCTTCACAATAAG GTGGTGGTTTGGCAGAAGGCCAAGGTGGCCGATCACAGAAGCGCTCTCCTTGCTACCCTGGGGCCCAGTGTTGTTGCCAACCTTCTCCCCTGCAACCATCACCAGGAGCCACCAGAG ATCTTTTTAGATGGCTTTTTCCCCAAACCTGGAGCAGATTACTTATCAACCAGCTCATCTGGCCCGGACAAAACATTTGTATTCATCAACAGCCGGCCTGTCCACCACAAAGATATAATGAAG TTATTACGACAACACTACGCTGCTCAATATCCAGATGGCCCATGTCGAAACCGCTATCCAACCCTCATGCTTAAGGTTTCAGTACCCCCCTCCTCTGTTGATGTCAACCTGACGCCAGACAAGACACAAGTTCTGCTTCACAACAAG GAGGACGTGCTCACTGCTGTAGAGGCTTTGCTTGTTTCTCTCTATGCCTCTCAGCCTCGTTGTGAGACTCTGGCTGAGAAGGGGATCAGTCATGAGACATTGCCCTCACCAGCTAGTCCTTTGCAGATGGATGCTTCACAGCTTGTCAATGAGACTAGTGAGGAGCGAGATCACACTCCTGCCTTCTACAGTGACAACCTCTCCAGACATGCACCTGAACACATTGACGCCGCCATGAGCACTGACGCATCACTGAAACGCCAGATCTCAAATGGCAGTTCTTCATCTTCTGTAGCAGAGGACTGGGTCATCAACCACATCCTAGAGCCTGAAATGACTCAGAGCTCCACACAGACAATAGAAATAGTTTTAGCTGTCAAATCTCCAGAGAGACCTGAAGATAATGCAGTATTAGCTTCAGACACGAAAAAAGACCAGTTATTAGCTGAGGACTGGAGTCGGGGGACCGCTTTGACTAGCAGCTCATCAGGAGAACCTCTGCAGCCTGTTGTCCTCCGTCAACCCCCAAAGCACAGTCATTCAGAAATGGACAAAGTCCATGTCCAAAGCAGCTCAAGTAAGAAGCTGCTTAATGCTATAACAGAAAAGCGGGTGTCACTGACAGCCTACGACTTAATCAGCAACCGCACTACAAGGGCACCGCCATCTCCCGCTGCCCTGTTCGAGAAGGAGGCCAGAGCTGAGGTCCTTTGGGAGAAGCCCACAGCCAGTCTGCAGGATATTAGTGTCGCTGTTCACGAGAGGTGGAAAAATCTGGGGGAGGAGGACCGTAAGAA GTATGAGGATAAGGCGAAAAAACACCAGGAACACCACGACCAAAGAACCAAGAACCCCAGAGAGCCCACCGTGAGCCATATGCAGGGTCAGAAACGTAAGGCTCCACTgtccaaccagcagctgctggatgaacTCTTTGCTGCAAAGCCACAGAAGAAGCCGAAGAGTCCTGCACCCAAGCGTTTACAGCCACTCCCCTGCAGCGTGGCTACCCTtcggctgcagcttcagcgCCTCTCGTCCCAGAGCAGCACAGTGCAGAGGGGCCTCCGCCTCATAAACCGACTGGCCTTTCAGAACGCCTGGGTTGTTTTATGTGGTCAGAGGCTTATGTTGTTAAATCCATTTCGAGTGGAGGAAGCCTTGTTGTTTAAGAGACTTCTGCAAAATAATATACTCCCAGCAGTGTCACTGCAGAACCCTCTACAGTTGACAGATGG GGTCCTAGGGGGGACTGAGTATGCTGATGCTCTGTGCAGCATGGAGAAACAAAGCCCTGAGCCCAACGGACAGGTCCTCTTCTCTGATCCCAGACTCGTCGCTAATGGCTTTAAGATCAGACTGGTTCCAG GCCCCATGTCAGCCGAGAGACATCTGGAAGTGACAGCAATGGCCGAGTGTGTGCCTTTCCTCGGCGTAGAGGACCTCAGGGAGATCCTGACTGCAGTTCTTCACAGGAAGGCAAGGACCGTGCAGGAGTGCCGGCCTCTAAAAGTCACTAACTACCTGCAA GGCGAAGTAGTAAGACTTGCCCGCCAGCTGCCTACAAACGCATCCAGGAGAGATGTAGAGGAAAGCCTTGTacggatgcagcagcagctgggagaaAACAGCCGGAGCTGTATCCATGGACGGCCGTTTCTTCAACACCTATGTGACATTCCTTCTACAGACCAGGAGGCAAAGACATCAATGGGGCCTTTAGAGCTTTAA
- the pms1 gene encoding PMS1 protein homolog 1 isoform X2, whose amino-acid sequence MKQLPPDTVRLLTSSQVITSVVNVVKELMENSLDAGASSIDIKLENYGLDRIEVRDNGHGIKATDTPVMAMKHFTSKICNHDDLERLETYGFRGEALGSICAVAEVAVTTKTEEDDISTQYVLNVIGEIVSRKPSHLGQGTTVSVLRLFRNLPVRRQYYSTTKKCKEELKKVQDLLMAYAIIKPDLRLTLLHNKVVVWQKAKVADHRSALLATLGPSVVANLLPCNHHQEPPEIFLDGFFPKPGADYLSTSSSGPDKTFVFINSRPVHHKDIMKLLRQHYAAQYPDGPCRNRYPTLMLKVSVPPSSVDVNLTPDKTQVLLHNKEDVLTAVEALLVSLYASQPRCETLAEKGISHETLPSPASPLQMDASQLVNETSEERDHTPAFYSDNLSRHAPEHIDAAMSTDASLKRQISNGSSSSSVAEDWVINHILEPEMTQSSTQTIEIVLAVKSPERPEDNAVLASDTKKDQLLAEDWSRGTALTSSSSGEPLQPVVLRQPPKHSHSEMDKVHVQSSSSKKLLNAITEKRVSLTAYDLISNRTTRAPPSPAALFEKEARAEVLWEKPTASLQDISVAVHERWKNLGEEDRKKYEDKAKKHQEHHDQRTKNPREPTVSHMQGQKRKAPLSNQQLLDELFAAKPQKKPKSPAPKRLQPLPCSVATLRLQLQRLSSQSSTVQRGLRLINRLAFQNAWVVLCGQRLMLLNPFRVEEALLFKRLLQNNILPAVSLQNPLQLTDGVLGGTEYADALCSMEKQSPEPNGQVLFSDPRLVANGFKIRLVPGPMSAERHLEVTAMAECVPFLGVEDLREILTAVLHRKARTVQECRPLKVTNYLQGEVVRLARQLPTNASRRDVEESLVRMQQQLGENSRSCIHGRPFLQHLCDIPSTDQEAKTSMGPLEL is encoded by the exons ATGAAGCAGCTGCCACCAGACACTGTGCGGCTCTTGACCAGCTCACAAGTCATCACCTCAGTTGTGAATGTTGTAAAAGAACTGATGGAAAATTCTCTGGATGCTGGAGCTTCAAGCATTGACATTAAACTG GAGAATTATGGTTTGGACCGCATAGAAGTGCGTGACAATGGCCATGGAATCAAAGCGACAGATACTCCTGTGATGGCtatgaaacattttacttcaAAGATCTGTAACCATGACGATCTGGAACGACTGGAAACCTATGGCTTTAGAGGAGAAGCACTGGGCTCCATCTGTGCTGTGGCTGAG GTGGCGGTCACcacaaagacagaggaagatgaCATCAGCACCCAATATGTGCTCAATGTTATAGGGGAGATCGTTTCTCGCAAACCGTCTCACTTAGGACAAG gtACAACAGTGAGTGTACTGAGGCTTTTCAGGAATCTTCCAGTGAGAAGACAGTATTATTCTACCACAAAAAAATGCAAGGAGGAACTAAAGAAAGTACAGGACCTTCTCATGGCTTACGCTATAATAAAACCAGATCTGAGGCTCACGCTCCTTCACAATAAG GTGGTGGTTTGGCAGAAGGCCAAGGTGGCCGATCACAGAAGCGCTCTCCTTGCTACCCTGGGGCCCAGTGTTGTTGCCAACCTTCTCCCCTGCAACCATCACCAGGAGCCACCAGAG ATCTTTTTAGATGGCTTTTTCCCCAAACCTGGAGCAGATTACTTATCAACCAGCTCATCTGGCCCGGACAAAACATTTGTATTCATCAACAGCCGGCCTGTCCACCACAAAGATATAATGAAG TTATTACGACAACACTACGCTGCTCAATATCCAGATGGCCCATGTCGAAACCGCTATCCAACCCTCATGCTTAAGGTTTCAGTACCCCCCTCCTCTGTTGATGTCAACCTGACGCCAGACAAGACACAAGTTCTGCTTCACAACAAG GAGGACGTGCTCACTGCTGTAGAGGCTTTGCTTGTTTCTCTCTATGCCTCTCAGCCTCGTTGTGAGACTCTGGCTGAGAAGGGGATCAGTCATGAGACATTGCCCTCACCAGCTAGTCCTTTGCAGATGGATGCTTCACAGCTTGTCAATGAGACTAGTGAGGAGCGAGATCACACTCCTGCCTTCTACAGTGACAACCTCTCCAGACATGCACCTGAACACATTGACGCCGCCATGAGCACTGACGCATCACTGAAACGCCAGATCTCAAATGGCAGTTCTTCATCTTCTGTAGCAGAGGACTGGGTCATCAACCACATCCTAGAGCCTGAAATGACTCAGAGCTCCACACAGACAATAGAAATAGTTTTAGCTGTCAAATCTCCAGAGAGACCTGAAGATAATGCAGTATTAGCTTCAGACACGAAAAAAGACCAGTTATTAGCTGAGGACTGGAGTCGGGGGACCGCTTTGACTAGCAGCTCATCAGGAGAACCTCTGCAGCCTGTTGTCCTCCGTCAACCCCCAAAGCACAGTCATTCAGAAATGGACAAAGTCCATGTCCAAAGCAGCTCAAGTAAGAAGCTGCTTAATGCTATAACAGAAAAGCGGGTGTCACTGACAGCCTACGACTTAATCAGCAACCGCACTACAAGGGCACCGCCATCTCCCGCTGCCCTGTTCGAGAAGGAGGCCAGAGCTGAGGTCCTTTGGGAGAAGCCCACAGCCAGTCTGCAGGATATTAGTGTCGCTGTTCACGAGAGGTGGAAAAATCTGGGGGAGGAGGACCGTAAGAA GTATGAGGATAAGGCGAAAAAACACCAGGAACACCACGACCAAAGAACCAAGAACCCCAGAGAGCCCACCGTGAGCCATATGCAGGGTCAGAAACGTAAGGCTCCACTgtccaaccagcagctgctggatgaacTCTTTGCTGCAAAGCCACAGAAGAAGCCGAAGAGTCCTGCACCCAAGCGTTTACAGCCACTCCCCTGCAGCGTGGCTACCCTtcggctgcagcttcagcgCCTCTCGTCCCAGAGCAGCACAGTGCAGAGGGGCCTCCGCCTCATAAACCGACTGGCCTTTCAGAACGCCTGGGTTGTTTTATGTGGTCAGAGGCTTATGTTGTTAAATCCATTTCGAGTGGAGGAAGCCTTGTTGTTTAAGAGACTTCTGCAAAATAATATACTCCCAGCAGTGTCACTGCAGAACCCTCTACAGTTGACAGATGG GGTCCTAGGGGGGACTGAGTATGCTGATGCTCTGTGCAGCATGGAGAAACAAAGCCCTGAGCCCAACGGACAGGTCCTCTTCTCTGATCCCAGACTCGTCGCTAATGGCTTTAAGATCAGACTGGTTCCAG GCCCCATGTCAGCCGAGAGACATCTGGAAGTGACAGCAATGGCCGAGTGTGTGCCTTTCCTCGGCGTAGAGGACCTCAGGGAGATCCTGACTGCAGTTCTTCACAGGAAGGCAAGGACCGTGCAGGAGTGCCGGCCTCTAAAAGTCACTAACTACCTGCAA GGCGAAGTAGTAAGACTTGCCCGCCAGCTGCCTACAAACGCATCCAGGAGAGATGTAGAGGAAAGCCTTGTacggatgcagcagcagctgggagaaAACAGCCGGAGCTGTATCCATGGACGGCCGTTTCTTCAACACCTATGTGACATTCCTTCTACAGACCAGGAGGCAAAGACATCAATGGGGCCTTTAGAGCTTTAA
- the pms1 gene encoding PMS1 protein homolog 1 isoform X4 has translation MKSLTATIKLGLCQILEIMKQLPPDTVRLLTSSQVITSVVNVVKELMENSLDAGASSIDIKLENYGLDRIEVRDNGHGIKATDTPVMAMKHFTSKICNHDDLERLETYGFRGEALGSICAVAEVAVTTKTEEDDISTQYVLNVIGEIVSRKPSHLGQGTTVSVLRLFRNLPVRRQYYSTTKKCKEELKKVQDLLMAYAIIKPDLRLTLLHNKVVVWQKAKVADHRSALLATLGPSVVANLLPCNHHQEPPEIFLDGFFPKPGADYLSTSSSGPDKTFVFINSRPVHHKDIMKLLRQHYAAQYPDGPCRNRYPTLMLKVSVPPSSVDVNLTPDKTQVLLHNKEDVLTAVEALLVSLYASQPRCETLAEKGISHETLPSPASPLQMDASQLVNETSEERDHTPAFYSDNLSRHAPEHIDAAMSTDASLKRQISNGSSSSSVAEDWVINHILEPEMTQSSTQTIEIVLAVKSPERPEDNAVLASDTKKDQLLAEDWSRGTALTSSSSGEPLQPVVLRQPPKHSHSEMDKVHVQSSSSKKLLNAITEKRVSLTAYDLISNRTTRAPPSPAALFEKEARAEVLWEKPTASLQDISVAVHERWKNLGEEDRKNFQTNSPNEQV, from the exons ATGAAATCATTAACTGCTACTATTAAACTCGGGTTATGTCAG ATACTTGAAATCATGAAGCAGCTGCCACCAGACACTGTGCGGCTCTTGACCAGCTCACAAGTCATCACCTCAGTTGTGAATGTTGTAAAAGAACTGATGGAAAATTCTCTGGATGCTGGAGCTTCAAGCATTGACATTAAACTG GAGAATTATGGTTTGGACCGCATAGAAGTGCGTGACAATGGCCATGGAATCAAAGCGACAGATACTCCTGTGATGGCtatgaaacattttacttcaAAGATCTGTAACCATGACGATCTGGAACGACTGGAAACCTATGGCTTTAGAGGAGAAGCACTGGGCTCCATCTGTGCTGTGGCTGAG GTGGCGGTCACcacaaagacagaggaagatgaCATCAGCACCCAATATGTGCTCAATGTTATAGGGGAGATCGTTTCTCGCAAACCGTCTCACTTAGGACAAG gtACAACAGTGAGTGTACTGAGGCTTTTCAGGAATCTTCCAGTGAGAAGACAGTATTATTCTACCACAAAAAAATGCAAGGAGGAACTAAAGAAAGTACAGGACCTTCTCATGGCTTACGCTATAATAAAACCAGATCTGAGGCTCACGCTCCTTCACAATAAG GTGGTGGTTTGGCAGAAGGCCAAGGTGGCCGATCACAGAAGCGCTCTCCTTGCTACCCTGGGGCCCAGTGTTGTTGCCAACCTTCTCCCCTGCAACCATCACCAGGAGCCACCAGAG ATCTTTTTAGATGGCTTTTTCCCCAAACCTGGAGCAGATTACTTATCAACCAGCTCATCTGGCCCGGACAAAACATTTGTATTCATCAACAGCCGGCCTGTCCACCACAAAGATATAATGAAG TTATTACGACAACACTACGCTGCTCAATATCCAGATGGCCCATGTCGAAACCGCTATCCAACCCTCATGCTTAAGGTTTCAGTACCCCCCTCCTCTGTTGATGTCAACCTGACGCCAGACAAGACACAAGTTCTGCTTCACAACAAG GAGGACGTGCTCACTGCTGTAGAGGCTTTGCTTGTTTCTCTCTATGCCTCTCAGCCTCGTTGTGAGACTCTGGCTGAGAAGGGGATCAGTCATGAGACATTGCCCTCACCAGCTAGTCCTTTGCAGATGGATGCTTCACAGCTTGTCAATGAGACTAGTGAGGAGCGAGATCACACTCCTGCCTTCTACAGTGACAACCTCTCCAGACATGCACCTGAACACATTGACGCCGCCATGAGCACTGACGCATCACTGAAACGCCAGATCTCAAATGGCAGTTCTTCATCTTCTGTAGCAGAGGACTGGGTCATCAACCACATCCTAGAGCCTGAAATGACTCAGAGCTCCACACAGACAATAGAAATAGTTTTAGCTGTCAAATCTCCAGAGAGACCTGAAGATAATGCAGTATTAGCTTCAGACACGAAAAAAGACCAGTTATTAGCTGAGGACTGGAGTCGGGGGACCGCTTTGACTAGCAGCTCATCAGGAGAACCTCTGCAGCCTGTTGTCCTCCGTCAACCCCCAAAGCACAGTCATTCAGAAATGGACAAAGTCCATGTCCAAAGCAGCTCAAGTAAGAAGCTGCTTAATGCTATAACAGAAAAGCGGGTGTCACTGACAGCCTACGACTTAATCAGCAACCGCACTACAAGGGCACCGCCATCTCCCGCTGCCCTGTTCGAGAAGGAGGCCAGAGCTGAGGTCCTTTGGGAGAAGCCCACAGCCAGTCTGCAGGATATTAGTGTCGCTGTTCACGAGAGGTGGAAAAATCTGGGGGAGGAGGACCGTAAGAA TTTTCAGACGAATTCACCTAATGAGCAG GTATGA